In a single window of the Cucurbita pepo subsp. pepo cultivar mu-cu-16 chromosome LG18, ASM280686v2, whole genome shotgun sequence genome:
- the LOC111780732 gene encoding uncharacterized protein LOC111780732, whose protein sequence is MRGRGEERRGEERRRPNPKGPNPIVKELRRHAANSQIYMADATNQPISFSPFRLFLFLHSPALHLLPSSISSLFLIFFLPISKASATHPRFSPFSPFPRLHSFQVLTFNTLKLTSFYVSHLMADIQPPDPQINGAPAPPVVSSETVGSKRQRRPSVRLGDIGGDQPYDSYARRTNKPWKFASDNRKDSSAASAKNSKTRPLTNLSSAGGGGAEFRETPEGEDKENNLDSVAIGSWRLKDSKRRGSAATKRVRTNWVSPKHGEGGGGGEADEKYSAGEDVEEGYRDYDVENSESPLKEQSSMHSLENLAMEGEGKEREMLYQGNRRCIRSRVSEGREHQDGVEFSGPSDTDARNWKCGTSGDRNGNGGRGLDGVRVWLNGLGLGRYAPVFEIHEVDDEVLPMLTLEDLKDMGITAVGSRRKMYSAIQKLGKGFS, encoded by the coding sequence ATgagaggaagaggagaggagaggagaggagaggagaggaggaGGCCCAACCCCAAGGGGCCAAATCCAATCGTGAAGGAGCTAAGGAGACACGCGGCAAACTCCCAGATTTACATGGCTGATGCCACCAACCAACCCATTTCATTTTCCCCCTTCCGACTCTTCCTATTCCTACACTCCCCCGCTCTCCACCTCCTTCCTTCTTCCATTTCCtctctatttctcattttctttctcccaaTCTCCAAGGCTTCAGCCACCCATCCTCGTTTCAGCCCTTTCTCCCCCTTTCCACGCTTGCATTCCTTCCAAGTCCTCACTTTTAACACGCTCAAATTAACCTCCTTCTATGTTTCTCATTTAATGGCCGATATTCAACCCCCCGACCCCCAGATTAACGGCGCCCCTGCCCCTCCCGTCGTCTCCTCCGAAACTGTTGGATCCAAACGCCAGCGAAGACCCAGCGTCCGATTGGGGGATATCGGCGGCGACCAACCCTACGATTCCTATGCCCGCCGCACCAATAAGCCCTGGAAGTTTGCCTCGGATAATCGCAAGGACTCCTCCGCTGCCTCTGCCAAGAACTCCAAAACTCGGCCCTTGACCAACTTGAGCTCGGCGGGGGGTGGGGGGGCCGAATTTCGCGAGACCCCAGAGGGCGAAGACAAAGAGAACAATTTGGATAGCGTTGCAATTGGGAGCTGGAGATTGAAGGATTCCAAGCGGAGAGGCTCAGCCGCCACCAAGAGGGTCAGAACTAATTGGGTATCCCCCAAGCACGGCGAAGGCGGCGGAGGGGGGGAGGCAGATGAAAAGTATAGCGCCGGAGAAGACGTGGAGGAGGGGTATCGGGATTACGACGTTGAGAACTCGGAAAGTCCCCTGAAAGAACAAAGCTCAATGCATTCGCTTGAGAATTTGGCGATGGAAGGCGAGGGAAAGGAAAGGGAGATGCTTTATCAGGGGAATAGAAGATGTATCCGGTCTAGGGTTTCGGAGGGTAGGGAGCACCAAGATGGGGTCGAGTTTTCAGGGCCTTCGGATACGGATGCGAGGAATTGGAAATGCGGGACTAGCGGTGACAGGAATGGGAATGGTGGGAGAGGATTAGATGGGGTTAGAGTTTGGCTCAACGGCTTAGGGTTAGGTCGGTATGCTCCAGTTTTTGAAATTCACGAGGTGGACGATGAGGTGTTGCCAATGTTGACACTCGAGGATCTCAAGGATATGGGAATAACTGCAGTTGGGTCCCGGAGAAAAATGTACTCCGCAATCCAGAAGTTGGGGAAGGGATTTTCATGA
- the LOC111780416 gene encoding transcription factor bHLH74-like — protein sequence MNNSQFLPSPDSFALSKMNPCSWELEEAPQIPHFHHLLPPQIQSSSVQQTAHHHHLPPRILPTATNPLPSSHSLSPSKEDPNERGGDGKRRGYKRAKAGGGRKKLKTQDHPQVPPPPGYIHVRARRGQATDRHSLAERVRRQKISQRMKVLQTLVPGCHKVTGKALMLDEIINYVQSLQSQIELLSMELASVHPIRYDFGMDNPEVFIGTPVTQVLNGSGMVSRSEQAELAYNMASCNTFQATGGGGGGGDSPILTAENGSFIPVDMNPSQLFLDYGNASLQHLS from the exons ATGAACAACTCCCAATTCCTCCCCTCTCCCGACTCCTTTGCGCTCTCAAAAATGAACCCATGTAGCTGGGAGTTGGAAGAAGCGCCACAAATCCCCCACTTTCACCACCTTCTTCCACCTCAAATCCAATCTTCCTCGGTTCAGCAAACTgcccaccaccaccacctcccGCCTCGCATATTACCCACCGCCACCAACCCATTGCCTTCTtcccactctctctctccgtCC AAGGAGGACCCAAATGAAAGAGGGGGCGACGGCAAGAGGAGAGGCTACAAGCGTGCAAAAGCAGGAGGAGGCCGCAAGAAGCTCAAAACCCAAGACCACCCTCAAGTTCCTCCACCACCAGGGTACATCCACGTAAGAGCCAGGAGGGGTCAGGCCACAGACCGCCACAGCCTTGCAGAAAGG GTGAGAAGACAGAAAATCAGCCAAAGGATGAAGGTTCTGCAGACGCTTGTTCCAGGCTGCCACAAG GTAACTGGGAAGGCCCTTATGCTGGACGAAATTATTAACTATGTTCAGTCCCTGCAAAGTCAAATTGAG CTTCTGTCCATGGAGCTTGCTTCTGTTCACCCCATCCGCTATGACTTTGGAATGGATAATCCAGAGGTATTCATCGGTACGCCAGTCACACAGGTATTGAACGGGAGTGGCATGGTGTCACGTTCAGAGCAGGCAGAATTGGCATATAATATGGCGTCATGCAACACATTTCAGGCCAcaggcggtggcggtggcggtggtgaCAGCCCAATCTTAACGGCTGAAAACGGCAGCTTTATCCCAGTGGACATGAATCCATCTCAACTTTTCCTGGATTATGGGAATGCTTCTCTGCAACATCTGTCATGA
- the LOC111780413 gene encoding uncharacterized protein LOC111780413 isoform X2: MGISGLLGMMSCRPYLPRRTPLFRFLRKWGRQQLLKQIPSSTATPILRLPQGNFKEFDDNDSKLRKWKTFSSKELGIDIFMIPKPTRQVLNGLKKKGYEVYLVGGCVRDLILNRTPKDFDIITSAELKEVSRTFSWCEIVGRKFPICHVHIDGSIVEVSSFSTSSRPFDRHLNSAIEKPMNCEEEDYVRWKNCLQRDFTINGWFTRSCILRIHVPISIIQLLMYDPYNSAVYDYLEGMEDIKQAKIRTVVPACTSFQEDCARILRAIRVAARLRFNFAKDTAGSIKKLSCLVSTLNKARLQMEMNYLLSYGSAEASLRLLWKYGLLEILLPIQAAYFIQYGFRRSDKGSNMLLSLFSSMDKLLAPNRPCHSSIWVAVLAFHVALSDQPRSPLVVAAFSLAVHNGGNMMEAISIAKSISRAHNVNFHELLEPENLEVQTLIDEVMDLTTSIKNALHKMTDEHSVSLVLEMYPQAPASDLVFIPLVVYLKVRKIFECVVEGAERVFVPKRGKVNYECLALGDLPELRHFFARIVFDTVYPLDLNHTRE; this comes from the exons ATGGGCATATCGGGATTACTTGGCATGATGTCTTGCAGACCTTATCTCCCTCGACGGACACCACTCTTCCGTTTCCTCCGCAAG TGGGGGAGGCAGCAGCTCCTCAAACAGATACCTTCTTCAACGGCCACACCAATTCTCCGCCTCCCCCAAGGCAATTTCAAGG AATTCGATGATAATGATTCTAAGCTGCGGAAGTGGAAGACGTTTTCTTCCAAGGAGCTTGGGATTGATATTTTCATGATTCCCAAACCTACCAGACAAGTTCTGAACGGGCTCAAGAAAAAAG GTTACGAAGTTTACCTTGTAGGAGGTTGTGTTCGCGATCTTATCTTGAACAGAACGCCAAAGGATTTTGACATAATAACTTCAGCTGAGCTTAAGGAG GTTTCAAGAACATTTTCATGGTGTGAAATAGTTGGGAGGAAGTTTCCTATATGCCATGTGCACATTGATGGTAGCATTGTAGAG gtGTCAAGTTTTAGCACATCCAGTAGGCCATTTGACAGACACTTGAACTCTGCTATTGAAAAGCCAATGAACTGTGAAGAGGAAGATTATGTCCGATGGAAGAATTGCCTGCAACGTGACTTTACCATTAACGGGTGGTTTACGAGATCCTGCATCTTGAGAATCCATGTTCCTATCTCTATTATacaatt GCTGATGTATGATCCATACAACAGTGCAGTATACGACTACTTGGAAGGAATGGAGGATATAAAACAAGCTAAA ATACGAACAGTGGTTCCTGCCTGCACTTCCTTTCAAGAGGATTGTG CACGAATCCTTCGAGCAATCAGAGTTGCAGCTCGTTTACGGTTCAATTTTGCAAAGGATACTGCTGgttctattaaaaaattatcctGCCTGGTGTCTACCCTCAATAAG GCAAGGCTTCAGATGGAAATGAACTATTTGTTGTCTTATGGTTCTGCTGAAGCTTCGTTGAGGTTGTTATGGAAATATGGACTTCTAGAAATACTTCTTCCAATTCAG GCAGCATATTTCATCCAATATGGTTTTCGGAGGTCCGACAAGGGATCAAATATGCTTTTG TCCCTATTTTCCAGCATGGATAAACTTCTGGCACCTAATAGACCTTGTCACAGTAGTATAtg GGTTGCAGTATTAGCCTTCCATGTTGCCCTGTCTGACCAGCCTAGGAGTCCTTTAGTGGTTGCAGCATTTAGTCTTGCAGTCCACAATGGGGGCAATATGATGGAAGCAATTAGCATTGCTAAGAGCATCAGTAGAGCACATAATGTAAACTTTCACGAATTGTTAGAACCTGAGAATCTGGAGGTCCAAACTTTGATTGATGAGGTTATGGATCTTACTACGTCTATTAAGAACGCACTTCATAAGATGACCGACGAGCATTCTGTGTCTCTAGTCTTGGAAATGTATCCCCAAGCACCAGCCTCGGATCTa GTTTTTATCCCATTGGTGGTGTACTTGAAGGTACGCAAAATTTTTGAGTGCGTTGTTGAGGGTGCAGAGAGAGTATTTGTTCCGAAGAGAGGAAAGGTTAATTACGAGTGTCTGGCTCTCGGGGACCTACCAGAACTTCGGCATTTTTTTGCAAGGATTGTATTTGATACTGTCTACCCTCTTGATCTCAATCATACTCGAGAATAA
- the LOC111780413 gene encoding uncharacterized protein LOC111780413 isoform X1: MGISGLLGMMSCRPYLPRRTPLFRFLRKWGRQQLLKQIPSSTATPILRLPQGNFKEFDDNDSKLRKWKTFSSKELGIDIFMIPKPTRQVLNGLKKKGYEVYLVGGCVRDLILNRTPKDFDIITSAELKEVSRTFSWCEIVGRKFPICHVHIDGSIVEVSSFSTSSRPFDRHLNSAIEKPMNCEEEDYVRWKNCLQRDFTINGWFTRSCILRIHVPISIIQLLMYDPYNSAVYDYLEGMEDIKQAKIRTVVPACTSFQEDCARILRAIRVAARLRFNFAKDTAGSIKKLSCLVSTLNKARLQMEMNYLLSYGSAEASLRLLWKYGLLEILLPIQAAYFIQYGFRRSDKGSNMLLSLFSSMDKLLAPNRPCHSSICEAVSNTVFSYRVAVLAFHVALSDQPRSPLVVAAFSLAVHNGGNMMEAISIAKSISRAHNVNFHELLEPENLEVQTLIDEVMDLTTSIKNALHKMTDEHSVSLVLEMYPQAPASDLVFIPLVVYLKVRKIFECVVEGAERVFVPKRGKVNYECLALGDLPELRHFFARIVFDTVYPLDLNHTRE; encoded by the exons ATGGGCATATCGGGATTACTTGGCATGATGTCTTGCAGACCTTATCTCCCTCGACGGACACCACTCTTCCGTTTCCTCCGCAAG TGGGGGAGGCAGCAGCTCCTCAAACAGATACCTTCTTCAACGGCCACACCAATTCTCCGCCTCCCCCAAGGCAATTTCAAGG AATTCGATGATAATGATTCTAAGCTGCGGAAGTGGAAGACGTTTTCTTCCAAGGAGCTTGGGATTGATATTTTCATGATTCCCAAACCTACCAGACAAGTTCTGAACGGGCTCAAGAAAAAAG GTTACGAAGTTTACCTTGTAGGAGGTTGTGTTCGCGATCTTATCTTGAACAGAACGCCAAAGGATTTTGACATAATAACTTCAGCTGAGCTTAAGGAG GTTTCAAGAACATTTTCATGGTGTGAAATAGTTGGGAGGAAGTTTCCTATATGCCATGTGCACATTGATGGTAGCATTGTAGAG gtGTCAAGTTTTAGCACATCCAGTAGGCCATTTGACAGACACTTGAACTCTGCTATTGAAAAGCCAATGAACTGTGAAGAGGAAGATTATGTCCGATGGAAGAATTGCCTGCAACGTGACTTTACCATTAACGGGTGGTTTACGAGATCCTGCATCTTGAGAATCCATGTTCCTATCTCTATTATacaatt GCTGATGTATGATCCATACAACAGTGCAGTATACGACTACTTGGAAGGAATGGAGGATATAAAACAAGCTAAA ATACGAACAGTGGTTCCTGCCTGCACTTCCTTTCAAGAGGATTGTG CACGAATCCTTCGAGCAATCAGAGTTGCAGCTCGTTTACGGTTCAATTTTGCAAAGGATACTGCTGgttctattaaaaaattatcctGCCTGGTGTCTACCCTCAATAAG GCAAGGCTTCAGATGGAAATGAACTATTTGTTGTCTTATGGTTCTGCTGAAGCTTCGTTGAGGTTGTTATGGAAATATGGACTTCTAGAAATACTTCTTCCAATTCAG GCAGCATATTTCATCCAATATGGTTTTCGGAGGTCCGACAAGGGATCAAATATGCTTTTG TCCCTATTTTCCAGCATGGATAAACTTCTGGCACCTAATAGACCTTGTCACAGTAGTATAtg TGAAGCAGTCTCAAACACTGTTTTCTCCTACAGGGTTGCAGTATTAGCCTTCCATGTTGCCCTGTCTGACCAGCCTAGGAGTCCTTTAGTGGTTGCAGCATTTAGTCTTGCAGTCCACAATGGGGGCAATATGATGGAAGCAATTAGCATTGCTAAGAGCATCAGTAGAGCACATAATGTAAACTTTCACGAATTGTTAGAACCTGAGAATCTGGAGGTCCAAACTTTGATTGATGAGGTTATGGATCTTACTACGTCTATTAAGAACGCACTTCATAAGATGACCGACGAGCATTCTGTGTCTCTAGTCTTGGAAATGTATCCCCAAGCACCAGCCTCGGATCTa GTTTTTATCCCATTGGTGGTGTACTTGAAGGTACGCAAAATTTTTGAGTGCGTTGTTGAGGGTGCAGAGAGAGTATTTGTTCCGAAGAGAGGAAAGGTTAATTACGAGTGTCTGGCTCTCGGGGACCTACCAGAACTTCGGCATTTTTTTGCAAGGATTGTATTTGATACTGTCTACCCTCTTGATCTCAATCATACTCGAGAATAA
- the LOC111780413 gene encoding uncharacterized protein LOC111780413 isoform X3: MGISGLLGMMSCRPYLPRRTPLFRFLRKWGRQQLLKQIPSSTATPILRLPQGNFKEFDDNDSKLRKWKTFSSKELGIDIFMIPKPTRQVLNGLKKKGYEVYLVGGCVRDLILNRTPKDFDIITSAELKEVSRTFSWCEIVGRKFPICHVHIDGSIVEVSSFSTSSRPFDRHLNSAIEKPMNCEEEDYVRWKNCLQRDFTINGLMYDPYNSAVYDYLEGMEDIKQAKIRTVVPACTSFQEDCARILRAIRVAARLRFNFAKDTAGSIKKLSCLVSTLNKARLQMEMNYLLSYGSAEASLRLLWKYGLLEILLPIQAAYFIQYGFRRSDKGSNMLLSLFSSMDKLLAPNRPCHSSICEAVSNTVFSYRVAVLAFHVALSDQPRSPLVVAAFSLAVHNGGNMMEAISIAKSISRAHNVNFHELLEPENLEVQTLIDEVMDLTTSIKNALHKMTDEHSVSLVLEMYPQAPASDLVFIPLVVYLKVRKIFECVVEGAERVFVPKRGKVNYECLALGDLPELRHFFARIVFDTVYPLDLNHTRE, translated from the exons ATGGGCATATCGGGATTACTTGGCATGATGTCTTGCAGACCTTATCTCCCTCGACGGACACCACTCTTCCGTTTCCTCCGCAAG TGGGGGAGGCAGCAGCTCCTCAAACAGATACCTTCTTCAACGGCCACACCAATTCTCCGCCTCCCCCAAGGCAATTTCAAGG AATTCGATGATAATGATTCTAAGCTGCGGAAGTGGAAGACGTTTTCTTCCAAGGAGCTTGGGATTGATATTTTCATGATTCCCAAACCTACCAGACAAGTTCTGAACGGGCTCAAGAAAAAAG GTTACGAAGTTTACCTTGTAGGAGGTTGTGTTCGCGATCTTATCTTGAACAGAACGCCAAAGGATTTTGACATAATAACTTCAGCTGAGCTTAAGGAG GTTTCAAGAACATTTTCATGGTGTGAAATAGTTGGGAGGAAGTTTCCTATATGCCATGTGCACATTGATGGTAGCATTGTAGAG gtGTCAAGTTTTAGCACATCCAGTAGGCCATTTGACAGACACTTGAACTCTGCTATTGAAAAGCCAATGAACTGTGAAGAGGAAGATTATGTCCGATGGAAGAATTGCCTGCAACGTGACTTTACCATTAACGG GCTGATGTATGATCCATACAACAGTGCAGTATACGACTACTTGGAAGGAATGGAGGATATAAAACAAGCTAAA ATACGAACAGTGGTTCCTGCCTGCACTTCCTTTCAAGAGGATTGTG CACGAATCCTTCGAGCAATCAGAGTTGCAGCTCGTTTACGGTTCAATTTTGCAAAGGATACTGCTGgttctattaaaaaattatcctGCCTGGTGTCTACCCTCAATAAG GCAAGGCTTCAGATGGAAATGAACTATTTGTTGTCTTATGGTTCTGCTGAAGCTTCGTTGAGGTTGTTATGGAAATATGGACTTCTAGAAATACTTCTTCCAATTCAG GCAGCATATTTCATCCAATATGGTTTTCGGAGGTCCGACAAGGGATCAAATATGCTTTTG TCCCTATTTTCCAGCATGGATAAACTTCTGGCACCTAATAGACCTTGTCACAGTAGTATAtg TGAAGCAGTCTCAAACACTGTTTTCTCCTACAGGGTTGCAGTATTAGCCTTCCATGTTGCCCTGTCTGACCAGCCTAGGAGTCCTTTAGTGGTTGCAGCATTTAGTCTTGCAGTCCACAATGGGGGCAATATGATGGAAGCAATTAGCATTGCTAAGAGCATCAGTAGAGCACATAATGTAAACTTTCACGAATTGTTAGAACCTGAGAATCTGGAGGTCCAAACTTTGATTGATGAGGTTATGGATCTTACTACGTCTATTAAGAACGCACTTCATAAGATGACCGACGAGCATTCTGTGTCTCTAGTCTTGGAAATGTATCCCCAAGCACCAGCCTCGGATCTa GTTTTTATCCCATTGGTGGTGTACTTGAAGGTACGCAAAATTTTTGAGTGCGTTGTTGAGGGTGCAGAGAGAGTATTTGTTCCGAAGAGAGGAAAGGTTAATTACGAGTGTCTGGCTCTCGGGGACCTACCAGAACTTCGGCATTTTTTTGCAAGGATTGTATTTGATACTGTCTACCCTCTTGATCTCAATCATACTCGAGAATAA
- the LOC111780413 gene encoding uncharacterized protein LOC111780413 isoform X4, giving the protein MGISGLLGMMSCRPYLPRRTPLFRFLRKWGRQQLLKQIPSSTATPILRLPQGNFKEFDDNDSKLRKWKTFSSKELGIDIFMIPKPTRQVLNGLKKKGYEVYLVGGCVRDLILNRTPKDFDIITSAELKEVSRTFSWCEIVGRKFPICHVHIDGSIVEVSSFSTSSRPFDRHLNSAIEKPMNCEEEDYVRWKNCLQRDFTINGLMYDPYNSAVYDYLEGMEDIKQAKIRTVVPACTSFQEDCARILRAIRVAARLRFNFAKDTAGSIKKLSCLVSTLNKARLQMEMNYLLSYGSAEASLRLLWKYGLLEILLPIQAAYFIQYGFRRSDKGSNMLLSLFSSMDKLLAPNRPCHSSIWVAVLAFHVALSDQPRSPLVVAAFSLAVHNGGNMMEAISIAKSISRAHNVNFHELLEPENLEVQTLIDEVMDLTTSIKNALHKMTDEHSVSLVLEMYPQAPASDLVFIPLVVYLKVRKIFECVVEGAERVFVPKRGKVNYECLALGDLPELRHFFARIVFDTVYPLDLNHTRE; this is encoded by the exons ATGGGCATATCGGGATTACTTGGCATGATGTCTTGCAGACCTTATCTCCCTCGACGGACACCACTCTTCCGTTTCCTCCGCAAG TGGGGGAGGCAGCAGCTCCTCAAACAGATACCTTCTTCAACGGCCACACCAATTCTCCGCCTCCCCCAAGGCAATTTCAAGG AATTCGATGATAATGATTCTAAGCTGCGGAAGTGGAAGACGTTTTCTTCCAAGGAGCTTGGGATTGATATTTTCATGATTCCCAAACCTACCAGACAAGTTCTGAACGGGCTCAAGAAAAAAG GTTACGAAGTTTACCTTGTAGGAGGTTGTGTTCGCGATCTTATCTTGAACAGAACGCCAAAGGATTTTGACATAATAACTTCAGCTGAGCTTAAGGAG GTTTCAAGAACATTTTCATGGTGTGAAATAGTTGGGAGGAAGTTTCCTATATGCCATGTGCACATTGATGGTAGCATTGTAGAG gtGTCAAGTTTTAGCACATCCAGTAGGCCATTTGACAGACACTTGAACTCTGCTATTGAAAAGCCAATGAACTGTGAAGAGGAAGATTATGTCCGATGGAAGAATTGCCTGCAACGTGACTTTACCATTAACGG GCTGATGTATGATCCATACAACAGTGCAGTATACGACTACTTGGAAGGAATGGAGGATATAAAACAAGCTAAA ATACGAACAGTGGTTCCTGCCTGCACTTCCTTTCAAGAGGATTGTG CACGAATCCTTCGAGCAATCAGAGTTGCAGCTCGTTTACGGTTCAATTTTGCAAAGGATACTGCTGgttctattaaaaaattatcctGCCTGGTGTCTACCCTCAATAAG GCAAGGCTTCAGATGGAAATGAACTATTTGTTGTCTTATGGTTCTGCTGAAGCTTCGTTGAGGTTGTTATGGAAATATGGACTTCTAGAAATACTTCTTCCAATTCAG GCAGCATATTTCATCCAATATGGTTTTCGGAGGTCCGACAAGGGATCAAATATGCTTTTG TCCCTATTTTCCAGCATGGATAAACTTCTGGCACCTAATAGACCTTGTCACAGTAGTATAtg GGTTGCAGTATTAGCCTTCCATGTTGCCCTGTCTGACCAGCCTAGGAGTCCTTTAGTGGTTGCAGCATTTAGTCTTGCAGTCCACAATGGGGGCAATATGATGGAAGCAATTAGCATTGCTAAGAGCATCAGTAGAGCACATAATGTAAACTTTCACGAATTGTTAGAACCTGAGAATCTGGAGGTCCAAACTTTGATTGATGAGGTTATGGATCTTACTACGTCTATTAAGAACGCACTTCATAAGATGACCGACGAGCATTCTGTGTCTCTAGTCTTGGAAATGTATCCCCAAGCACCAGCCTCGGATCTa GTTTTTATCCCATTGGTGGTGTACTTGAAGGTACGCAAAATTTTTGAGTGCGTTGTTGAGGGTGCAGAGAGAGTATTTGTTCCGAAGAGAGGAAAGGTTAATTACGAGTGTCTGGCTCTCGGGGACCTACCAGAACTTCGGCATTTTTTTGCAAGGATTGTATTTGATACTGTCTACCCTCTTGATCTCAATCATACTCGAGAATAA
- the LOC111780413 gene encoding uncharacterized protein LOC111780413 isoform X5, with protein sequence MIPKPTRQVLNGLKKKGYEVYLVGGCVRDLILNRTPKDFDIITSAELKEVSRTFSWCEIVGRKFPICHVHIDGSIVEVSSFSTSSRPFDRHLNSAIEKPMNCEEEDYVRWKNCLQRDFTINGWFTRSCILRIHVPISIIQLLMYDPYNSAVYDYLEGMEDIKQAKIRTVVPACTSFQEDCARILRAIRVAARLRFNFAKDTAGSIKKLSCLVSTLNKARLQMEMNYLLSYGSAEASLRLLWKYGLLEILLPIQAAYFIQYGFRRSDKGSNMLLSLFSSMDKLLAPNRPCHSSICEAVSNTVFSYRVAVLAFHVALSDQPRSPLVVAAFSLAVHNGGNMMEAISIAKSISRAHNVNFHELLEPENLEVQTLIDEVMDLTTSIKNALHKMTDEHSVSLVLEMYPQAPASDLVFIPLVVYLKVRKIFECVVEGAERVFVPKRGKVNYECLALGDLPELRHFFARIVFDTVYPLDLNHTRE encoded by the exons ATGATTCCCAAACCTACCAGACAAGTTCTGAACGGGCTCAAGAAAAAAG GTTACGAAGTTTACCTTGTAGGAGGTTGTGTTCGCGATCTTATCTTGAACAGAACGCCAAAGGATTTTGACATAATAACTTCAGCTGAGCTTAAGGAG GTTTCAAGAACATTTTCATGGTGTGAAATAGTTGGGAGGAAGTTTCCTATATGCCATGTGCACATTGATGGTAGCATTGTAGAG gtGTCAAGTTTTAGCACATCCAGTAGGCCATTTGACAGACACTTGAACTCTGCTATTGAAAAGCCAATGAACTGTGAAGAGGAAGATTATGTCCGATGGAAGAATTGCCTGCAACGTGACTTTACCATTAACGGGTGGTTTACGAGATCCTGCATCTTGAGAATCCATGTTCCTATCTCTATTATacaatt GCTGATGTATGATCCATACAACAGTGCAGTATACGACTACTTGGAAGGAATGGAGGATATAAAACAAGCTAAA ATACGAACAGTGGTTCCTGCCTGCACTTCCTTTCAAGAGGATTGTG CACGAATCCTTCGAGCAATCAGAGTTGCAGCTCGTTTACGGTTCAATTTTGCAAAGGATACTGCTGgttctattaaaaaattatcctGCCTGGTGTCTACCCTCAATAAG GCAAGGCTTCAGATGGAAATGAACTATTTGTTGTCTTATGGTTCTGCTGAAGCTTCGTTGAGGTTGTTATGGAAATATGGACTTCTAGAAATACTTCTTCCAATTCAG GCAGCATATTTCATCCAATATGGTTTTCGGAGGTCCGACAAGGGATCAAATATGCTTTTG TCCCTATTTTCCAGCATGGATAAACTTCTGGCACCTAATAGACCTTGTCACAGTAGTATAtg TGAAGCAGTCTCAAACACTGTTTTCTCCTACAGGGTTGCAGTATTAGCCTTCCATGTTGCCCTGTCTGACCAGCCTAGGAGTCCTTTAGTGGTTGCAGCATTTAGTCTTGCAGTCCACAATGGGGGCAATATGATGGAAGCAATTAGCATTGCTAAGAGCATCAGTAGAGCACATAATGTAAACTTTCACGAATTGTTAGAACCTGAGAATCTGGAGGTCCAAACTTTGATTGATGAGGTTATGGATCTTACTACGTCTATTAAGAACGCACTTCATAAGATGACCGACGAGCATTCTGTGTCTCTAGTCTTGGAAATGTATCCCCAAGCACCAGCCTCGGATCTa GTTTTTATCCCATTGGTGGTGTACTTGAAGGTACGCAAAATTTTTGAGTGCGTTGTTGAGGGTGCAGAGAGAGTATTTGTTCCGAAGAGAGGAAAGGTTAATTACGAGTGTCTGGCTCTCGGGGACCTACCAGAACTTCGGCATTTTTTTGCAAGGATTGTATTTGATACTGTCTACCCTCTTGATCTCAATCATACTCGAGAATAA